The Campylobacter sp. CN_NE2 genome contains a region encoding:
- a CDS encoding AEC family transporter: MQTIVSAILSIFFLIIIGFVLKHKFYKVQKFWDILDSLTYYILMPSLLIYKIAVAKIDGSSAMMSGFLVVLIAFFIISLLSVLSNFIFKFSPSKFTSVFQGAIRYNTYIFLAIVGALYGEEGFVIAAFLMAFMIPLINIFCVCIFAIYVRKGKFSLRLTIKNIFKNPLVLACIIGICANLINLPSVIFEPFKLIGSAAVTTGLLSVGAGLKFGAIKNLKNDLFVSSFLKLALYPFLVYIGVTALNLPDFIAMVCIFFAAMPTATSSYILAGQLGGDKELMAVIITLETLLSMITIWAIYIFAR, from the coding sequence ATGCAAACTATCGTGAGTGCGATTTTATCGATATTTTTTCTCATTATAATCGGCTTTGTTTTAAAACATAAATTTTATAAAGTTCAAAAATTTTGGGACATTTTAGATAGCTTGACCTATTATATTTTAATGCCTTCGCTCTTGATTTATAAAATCGCGGTTGCCAAAATAGACGGAAGTAGCGCTATGATGAGCGGTTTTTTGGTCGTTTTGATAGCATTTTTTATAATTTCGCTTTTGTCTGTTTTATCAAATTTTATTTTCAAATTTAGCCCTAGCAAATTTACTTCCGTATTTCAAGGCGCAATTCGCTATAACACATATATTTTTCTAGCGATTGTGGGCGCACTTTACGGCGAAGAAGGTTTTGTGATCGCGGCTTTTTTAATGGCGTTTATGATACCGTTAATCAACATTTTTTGCGTTTGCATTTTTGCGATTTATGTTAGAAAGGGTAAATTTTCTCTGCGTTTGACTATAAAAAATATATTTAAAAATCCACTAGTTTTAGCCTGCATCATAGGAATTTGCGCAAATTTGATAAATTTGCCAAGCGTAATTTTTGAGCCTTTTAAACTAATAGGCTCAGCAGCCGTTACAACGGGACTTTTATCGGTCGGAGCCGGACTAAAATTTGGAGCCATTAAAAATTTAAAAAACGATTTATTTGTTTCGTCATTTTTAAAACTCGCACTTTATCCATTTTTAGTTTATATAGGCGTTACGGCTTTAAATTTGCCCGATTTTATCGCAATGGTTTGCATATTTTTTGCTGCTATGCCAACAGCCACATCAAGCTACATTTTAGCAGGACAGCTTGGCGGAGATAAAGAATTAATGGCTGTGATAATCACGCTAGAAACGCTACTTTCGATGATAACGATATGGGCGATTTACATTTTTGCTAGATAG
- a CDS encoding DUF2628 domain-containing protein: protein MTEYAKSVFSDPNLLREKLALYIKTPSKIELYAKDCEKFFKAGNGEKLVIDGSTFSFWGFFGTIFFLIYRKIYWLVGLIIAFIILSVIVFPDANDTVDRVIRIGISALCGAFSRYCVCLRFLKILELQDDEMLVKKGGVNYFAYVLLVLFIVFIIWAFGVLKI from the coding sequence ATGACAGAATATGCAAAATCAGTATTTTCTGACCCAAATTTATTGAGAGAAAAATTGGCGTTGTATATAAAAACGCCAAGCAAAATTGAACTTTATGCAAAAGATTGCGAAAAATTTTTTAAAGCTGGAAATGGCGAAAAGCTAGTCATAGATGGAAGTACTTTTAGCTTTTGGGGATTTTTTGGAACTATTTTCTTTTTGATTTATAGAAAAATTTATTGGTTAGTAGGGCTGATTATAGCCTTTATTATATTGAGTGTAATCGTATTTCCTGATGCGAACGATACAGTAGATAGAGTAATAAGGATAGGCATATCTGCTTTATGTGGCGCTTTTAGTAGATACTGCGTTTGTTTAAGATTTTTAAAAATTTTAGAATTGCAAGACGATGAAATGCTTGTGAAAAAGGGTGGAGTAAATTATTTTGCTTATGTTTTACTAGTTTTATTTATTGTATTTATAATTTGGGCTTTTGGCGTGTTGAAAATTTAA
- a CDS encoding RidA family protein has translation MQIISTHSAPQAIGPYSQAIIANGFLFTSGQIALKPDGSFVDGDIKAQTEQVMANLKAVLAACDTEVKNVVKTTIFLANMDDFAVVNEIYGATFSEHKPARSCVAVKTLPKGALIEIELIAKVK, from the coding sequence ATGCAAATTATCTCAACACATAGCGCTCCACAAGCCATAGGACCGTATTCGCAAGCGATTATCGCAAACGGATTTTTATTTACTTCCGGGCAAATCGCCCTTAAACCTGACGGCTCGTTCGTAGATGGCGACATAAAAGCCCAAACCGAACAAGTTATGGCAAATTTAAAAGCCGTTTTGGCTGCTTGTGATACCGAAGTCAAAAATGTCGTCAAAACAACCATTTTCTTGGCAAATATGGACGATTTTGCAGTGGTAAATGAAATTTACGGCGCGACTTTTAGCGAACACAAACCGGCTCGTTCTTGCGTGGCTGTAAAAACGCTACCAAAAGGCGCATTAATCGAAATCGAACTTATCGCAAAAGTAAAATAA